One stretch of Rathayibacter festucae DSM 15932 DNA includes these proteins:
- a CDS encoding methyltransferase domain-containing protein: protein MDPENSPAATETSPTADAPAATGRYAHGHHESVLRSHRWRTVENSAAYLLPHLAPGVSILDVGCGPGTITVDLAERVAPGRVLGVDASAEVIAQASALDSPAEFAVADAYALPFADDSFDVVHAHQVLQHLTRPVDALREWGRVGRLVAARDVDYAGVLIHPFTPGLQAWAALYQRVHRASAGEPDAGRRLKAWARVAGFESVEVTASLWVFENAEDRAWWGGMWADRAVSSSFATVALERGFATQAELEAISAAWRAWASDEDGWLSMPHGELLAR from the coding sequence ATGGACCCCGAGAACAGCCCGGCCGCGACCGAGACCAGCCCGACCGCCGACGCCCCGGCCGCGACCGGCCGCTACGCGCACGGCCACCACGAGAGCGTCCTCCGCTCGCACCGCTGGCGCACTGTCGAGAACTCCGCGGCGTACCTGCTGCCGCACCTCGCGCCCGGCGTCTCGATCCTCGACGTGGGCTGCGGCCCGGGGACGATCACCGTCGACCTCGCCGAGCGGGTCGCCCCCGGCCGGGTGCTCGGCGTGGACGCCTCGGCCGAGGTGATCGCGCAGGCGTCGGCCCTCGACTCCCCCGCGGAGTTCGCGGTCGCGGACGCCTACGCGCTGCCGTTCGCGGACGACTCCTTCGACGTCGTGCACGCCCACCAGGTCCTGCAGCACCTCACCCGTCCGGTCGACGCGCTGCGCGAGTGGGGCCGGGTCGGCCGCCTCGTCGCCGCGCGCGACGTCGACTACGCCGGCGTGCTGATCCACCCGTTCACTCCAGGCCTGCAGGCCTGGGCCGCGCTCTACCAGCGGGTGCACCGCGCCTCCGCCGGCGAGCCCGACGCGGGCCGGCGCCTGAAGGCCTGGGCGCGGGTGGCCGGCTTCGAGAGCGTCGAGGTCACCGCGTCGCTCTGGGTGTTCGAGAACGCCGAGGACCGCGCCTGGTGGGGCGGCATGTGGGCGGACCGGGCGGTCTCCTCCTCCTTCGCCACCGTCGCCCTCGAGCGCGGCTTCGCCACGCAGGCCGAGCTCGAGGCGATCAGCGCCGCCTGGCGCGCCTGGGCCAGCGACGAGGACGGCTGGCTCTCGATGCCCCACGGCGAGCTGCTCGCGCGCTGA